The Arachis ipaensis cultivar K30076 chromosome B10, Araip1.1, whole genome shotgun sequence DNA window CAGCACCCACACAAAGAGCACACATGCAGCATTTATGGCATTATAGATTAGGTCATATTCCTAATAATAGACTAGCTGTTATAAAGCAAACATTCAATTTCATTGATTGTACAATAAATGAAAATCCTTATGGCATTATAGATTAGGTCATATTCCTAATAATAGACTAGCTGTTATAAAGCAAACATTCAATTTCATTGATTGTACAATAAATGAAAATCCTTGTGACTCTTGTCAATTAGGAAAACAAAGAAGATTGCCTTTTTCTCAAAGTGATACTGTTTCTGATAATAATCTTGATTTGCTTCACATTGATATTTGGGGACCACTTGCTATTTCGTCTATTGATGGCCATAGATACTTTCTCACTATAGTGGACGACAAGTCCATATTTACTTGGATAAATTTGATGAAGTCTAAGGCTGAAGCAGCATCTTTGGTGCAAAATTTTGTTAAACTTGTCAAAAACCAATTTGAAAAATCTGTAAAAATTATTCGGACTGACAATGGTCCTGAATTTTTAATGCCAACCTTTTATGCTTCATTTGGAATTTTGCACCAAAGGTTATGTATTGAGACGCCACAGCAAAATGGTGTTGTTGAACAAAAGCATCAACACATTTTGGCTGTGGCAAGGGCCATTATGTTCCACGCCCAAATACCTAAGTGTTATTGGAGTTTTGGAGTGATCCACGCAGTCTATTTGATAAACCGAATTCCCACACCTCGTTTACATGAAAAATCTCCGTTTGAAGTACTACATAAATCACTCCCCCATATCTTTCACCTTAGAGTATTTGGTTGTTTAGCATATGCAAGCACGATCAAGAATAACAGAACAAAATTGGACCCTCGTTCAAGAAAATGTGTTCACCTCGGTTTCAGGGAGGGTACCAAAGGTTATGTGCTTCTTGATCTGGTTTCAAAAGAAATTTTTGTGTCTCAAGATGTTAAATTCTATGAAAATCATTTTCTATATATTGCTTCATCTCAGTTGCCTATTGATTCTCACCAAGAACCAGCTTTTCAGCAACATAATACACCCCATATCATGCATGATTATGATTTATTTGACCACCACATAACAAATCTGCACACCCCTGCTTCCAATCCACTCCACACTAGTCACCCTACACCACACATACACACTGCCACACAGCCCACATATATTGAATCCTCGAGTCCAGCATTGCATGCCCAACCCACTCATTCAAACATTCAACATCACAATGTATTACCATCTTCTCACCCCACACCGAGAAGATCATCACGCATTAGTAAACCACCAGCATACTTAAAAGattataaatgcatgaatattaCTGATAATCACAACAGAGAAACTTCTTCTAATCAACGATATCACATCTCAAAGTTTTTATCATACAAATCTCTTTCACCCATGCATAGTGCATACTCATTATCTATCTTGAACATTGAGCCTAAATGCTATAAAGACGCCATACTTGAACCTTGTTGGCGAGATGCCATCCGAGCTGAATTGGATGCTCTGAATGAGAACAAAACCTGGACATTGACTTCCCTTCCGAGTGGTAAGAAGGCGATTGGTTGTAAGTGGATCTTTAAGGTCAAATATCACCCTGATTGTAGTGTTGAGCGACACAAGGCTCGTCTCGTGGCAACGGGATTCACTCAAGTCCCCGAAATTGACTATAAAGACACGTTTAGTCCCGTTATCAAGCTAGGAACACTGCGGGTTATTTTGGCACTGGCTGCTGTCAAGGGATAGCATTTGAAGTAAATTGATGTTAATACTGCCTTTCTGCATGGTGAGCTTGATGAGGAAATGTACATGAAACCCCCCGAAGGTCTTGCAATAGTTCCGGGTCAGGTTTGCAAGCTGGAAAAGTCTCTATATGGGCTTAAACAAGCTAGTAGACAATGGAACTTCAAACTGAAATTTGTTCTGCTAGAGTTAGGATATAATCAGTGTAAATCTGATTACAGCATGTTTACTAAATCCCAAAGCACTGGTTTTACAGTCATTTTggtttatgttgatgatttaGTGTTGGCAGGGGACGATTTGTTTAAAATTGAAAGGGTGAAACAAACTTTGCATGACAGATTTCGGATTAAGGACATAGGTGATCTCAAGTTCTTCCTTGGATTGGAGGTTGCTAGGTCTTCAAAAGGCATAGCTTTATATCAGCGAAAAAATGTTCTAGATCTCTTGCGGGACACTGGCTTTAAGCATTGTAAGCCTGCCTCTACTCCCATGGACTATGGGGCAAAATTGAGCAAGGATGATGGAGATAGTCTGCCTGATTCCTCTGATTATAGAAAAATCATTGGAAAACTGTTGTATCTCTCAAACACAGGGCCGGATATAAGCTTTGCAATTGGCAAGCTCAGCCAATTCTTGGATTGTCCCACACCTAATCACTTGCAAGCGGCACATAGGATCCTCAGGTACATAAAGAACTCTCCGGCAGCGGGGCTGTTCTTCTCGGCCAATTCCGATCTATCTCTCactggatttttttattttgactgGGCTGGATGCCCCAACTCACGACGATCGGTTTTAGCCTATTGCTTCTATGTGGGTTCCTCCCTTGTCACTTGGaagatcaagaagcaagtaacCGTCGCAGTTTCTTCCTCCGAAGTAGAGTATCAGGCTCTTGCACTGGCCACCAGAGAAGCTCAATGGCTTAGTTATGTGTTGAAAGACTTAGGAGCATTTCTTAGTAAACCTGTGAATTTGTACTGTGATAGTAAATCTGCCATTTATCTTGCTACTAACTCAGTATTTCACGAGCGTACAAAGCATATTGAGGCTGATTGTCACATTGTGAGGGATAAATTGCAAGAGGGCTTAATTCATCTTTTACCAATTTCTACACATGAACAAGTCACAGACATCATGACTAAGCCTCTGGCACCAGGACCGTTCAACACATTGTGTAGCAAGCTTGGGTTGTTGGACATTTTTATGCCCAACCCTCCCATCTTGAGGGAGGGTATTACCTGATATAACATATTGCTATTTGTTGTATTTATAATGAGTTAGCCTTAGTTAGTTCTCCCAAGTTTTGTTAGTGCAGGTTAGCGTAGTATATATACATATGCAGTTAGTTGTTTGTATTAGTTGCTGTAAACATTTCTTGAGGGAAGTCATAATGAAAGTTAACATTTTTGGCTCATTTTCTTCATTGGCTCTGAATCTGAACTTGCTTACCTCTTCCCTCACACACCTTCAACAGCATTAACTTGAGTGAACCATCCTAAACCTTCTCTTTTACCTTTAGTTGTTATATGGCGCGTTGATTAACTGTCACAAAACAATGTCATAGGCTTTTCCAATTTGATATCAAAGCTGTCTAGAATATGTCAGCCAAATGCCTTCGCAAGTGGCTAATGCCATGGCTTTGTACTCTGTCTCAAATGAAGAACGTGCAATAGTTAGCTATTTTTTGCTCTTCCATGGTACCAATGACGTCCCAAGGAAGAAGCAATATCCAGAAACTGAGCGACCTGTATCTGTGCAAGTGCTCCAATCTGAGTCTGAAAATCCTCTGATATTAAAGTCACTGTGAGTGCTGAATGGCAATCCCTTCGAAGGTGCATGCTTTAGATATCTCAAAATGTGTAGTGCAACCTTGAAGTGTTGGTTGTAGAATCAAAGAATTGATTAAGTGTACTAACAGTAAAGCTTATGTCAGGTCTTGTATTTGTGAGATAAATTAATCTCCCAATTAGTCTTTTACTAAAAGGTTTGGCGTCCTccaaaactgttttaaaattttttgataatTGAATGAAGTAATTCATTGGTGTGCTTGTTGGCTTAGCATATGTAACTCCATACTTTTTTAAGAGATCAAGAGTATATTTTTGTTGATAGAGAGCAATACTTTTCTACTTCTTGCCActttcattcttaaaaaaaaatattgagttCTTCCAAATCTTTAATTTTAAACAAATAGTCCAATTTCCTTTTGACATTCTGAATCTCACCAAAATCATTCCCTACGAAGACCTGATCATCAACATAGATTAATATTGATGTAAATCCAATTTTGGTTGCCTTTGTGAATAATGAATGGTCTGCCTTGGATTGAACATAACTGGAGCCAATAAGAACTGCACAAAGTTTTAAATTCGTTGATGCGCTTGCTTGAGATCATATAGAGAGTTTGAGCTTGCAAACTGACCCTGGTGGTGCACTAAGGCCTGATGGAAGCTTCATGTAGACTTCTTCAAGTAGATCCCATGCAGAAAAGCTATGTTGATGCCTAATTAATGTAAGAATTGATTTTTGCTCGTTGTAATAGCTAACGAAACACGTAGGGTTTTCATTTTAATCACAGGTCTAAATGTGTCAAAATAATCATACTCTTGTGTTTAAGCAAATTTCTTTGCAACAAACACATAAAGTTTATTTTTCTTGAGGTGTCTTAACATATAAAGTTTGGTGGAGGATAATATGTGATTCATAAAATGTAAGCATTCTAAATTCAACTCCATTATAGTCCTAATGCATTTAATAGTGGTATGAAACTTTACTTTAATCAATTGGACAAGATTTTGAATGATCAAGGAAgtctcatttttatttttcatgaagaACACCCAAGTAAACCTACTCATGTCTTtaacaatagtaaaaaaaatatctatGACCATCAAAAGCCTTTGTTGATTGAATTTTGCTTAAAGAGAAGGAGAAATATTTTTGTTTGTCATAATGACATGGTTCACACGGAGTATTATTTATAGGATAGATAAGAAAATGATAGAGTTTCTTCATTACTTGCAATCTATCATTAGAAATGTGGCCTAGCCTACAATGCCAAATTCAATTATTTGTAGAGTTAGTGGtgatacactacaagaaaaacgctaAAAACTGTCGGATTCAGCGGTGACGACTAGCGTCAGATTTAGCGATGTGGTTGATGAGAAATTCTTCATGTCAAATAATTACCGGTGGATAGTGGCTTTTGACAGTACAACTGCCGGTAACTTTTGGTAGGAAACCACGACAAATGGGTTCCAAATATAGCGTCGGATTTATCGTCGAAAGAATTCGATGATAGACACGTTTAATGGAAATGCTGCGTTTTAGTGATCCAAACCTTGTTACTGTTGAAAATATCTGCCGATGAATCTGACGGTAATTGTGCCCTAAATTGGAACTGTGAACCCCTCCCCCTTCATTTCGaattccttttctctctctcaccttcccctctctctctctctctctctctctaccctCTCACTTCTCAATCTCTCTCTAGCCGTTGCCGTCGCTGCGAAGGTTGTTGCCACCGACGTTACTCCAACTGCCTTCACTGCCTTTACCGCCGTTGCTTCTTCGTCATCTCCTTCCTCTAATTCCATCCATTCTCTCTCCATTTCCTCCACAGCTGAACCAAAATAGGGCACCCCTGTTTGAGCAGCCCATGTTTCTCCATCATTTCCGTGAGTCACTGCCGTCGGCACCACCTGCTTCAGTGGTTGGCCTCCACTGCTGGTCCAACCCATCCCTCCTTCCCTTCTGCCTTGGTGTAGTTCTTTGATTACATGTTTTTGcccttttttcttttaatttttgttaagttagattagttttatttatttagtttgatTTTATTAATTAGCTTAATTAGATTAGTTGTTGTTAGTTGATTGTAGGTGGTTAGGTTAGGATCATTTGCTTTAGATTATTACGTTTTGATTGTTGCTGTTAAAAGTATTTGGATTCACTTGATGTATGATGGATTCATTGCTGCTTATTTGATGTGGTATAATGGATTAATTGCTGCTAATTTGATGTGAATTGTTGCTGTTGTTCATGTTGTTAATTGTTTGATTATGTGGCGATTTACTGTATTACTGCTATTTGATGAATTTGTTTAACTGAGAATTGCAATTTGTTACCTTGCTCATGCTCAATTTCTAAGAAATGCTATTAGTTTTGTACGGTTAAtgccaaattttataaaattgactTTTGTGCATCTTGGCATTTGACATTTGATGCTGTTGTGCACGCTACTCTTGCTGGTTTTAAGTGAATGCTATATTTGTCGGCTTTTGATGTGCtaattatttctgtttttactGGTAATGCCATGCTAAATTTATGTAAACTTTGAGCATAGATACATGCACACTTGTTATAAAAGTGAATCTAAGagttttaattt harbors:
- the LOC107619899 gene encoding uncharacterized protein LOC107619899; this translates as MKPPEGLAIVPGQVCKLEKSLYGLKQASRQWNFKLKFVLLELGYNQCKSDYSMFTKSQSTGFTVILVYVDDLVLAGDDLFKIERVKQTLHDRFRIKDIGDLKFFLGLEVARSSKGIALYQRKNVLDLLRDTGFKHCKPASTPMDYGAKLSKDDGDSLPDSSDYRKIIGKLLYLSNTGPDISFAIGKLSQFLDCPTPNHLQAAHRILRYIKNSPAAGLFFSANSDLSLTGFFYFDWAGCPNSRRSVLAYCFYVGSSLVTWKIKKQVTVAVSSSEVEYQALALATREAQWLSYVLKDLGAFLSKPVNLYCDSKSAIYLATNSVFHERTKHIEADCHIVRDKLQEGLIHLLPISTHEQVTDIMTKPLAPGPFNTLCSKLGLLDIFMPNPPILREGIT